The sequence below is a genomic window from Agrobacterium tumefaciens.
AGCGGTGGTTGGGCGATGTTCAAGACCTGTGCGGCGCGAGTGAAGTTGCGTTCGCGGGCAACTGCCACGAAATATCGAAGTTGCCGGAGGTCCATTCCGCTTCTCCAGGCTAGGGTGAAATTGCTTCACGAAAGGTATGTTGCTAGGCAGCAACCGGCTAAAATCGTTACGAACTCTGGATATCATACCTTCTAGGTATAATATAGAACCTAAAAGGTGTTGGACGATAACATCGCTTAAGACGTAACGTTATGTCCATGAGCGAGATAGTCACCAAGCTAAACCCAAAATCTTCCGGCTTCCCCGCGGTCGAACGGATCGAAACATTGATTGTCGATCTGCCCACAATTCGACCGCACAAATTATCGGTCACAACTATGACCGGCCAGACGCTTATGCTGGTGAAGGTTTACTGCAGCGACGGCGTCTGTGGGATGGGCGAAGGAACAACCATTGGCGGACTAGCCTATGGAGGTGAGAGTCCAGAGAGCATGAAGCTTGCCATTGATAGCTATTTTGCGCCGGTTATGATTGGCCAAGATGCAACGCGCGTCCAGCTCTTGATGGCTCGCATCGGGAAAATGGTGAAGGAAAACCGTTTCGCGAAAAGTGCTGTGGAGACGGCACTTCTTGATGCTCATGGCAAGCGCGTCGGTTTGCCTGTCAGTGAACTGCTGGGCGGGCGTCAGCGCGACCGGCTCCCGGTTGCATGGACACTTGCGTCCGGTGACACAGAGCGGGACATTGCTGAAGCCGAGATGATGCTCGATCTTCGCCGCCACCGAGTTTTCAAACTGAAGATCGGAGCGAAAGGATTACACGAGGATGTCGCCCATGTTGCCGCGATCAAGCGGGTACTTGGTGACCGGGGTTCGGTGCGTGTTGATCTAAACATGGCTTGGAGCGAGACCGAAGCGACATACGGTATTGCGGCATTGGCCGATGCGGGTTGCGAGCTCGTGGAGCAGCCAGTGGCGTCCGCAAATGCTCTTTTTCGTCTTATGCGTCGCTTCCCAGTGGCGCTCATGGCCGATGAAATACTCACGGGACCTGCTTCAGCTCACGACATCGCGCGTGTGAACGGTGCGGATGTGTTCGCGGTCAAGATCGAACAGAGCGGAGGCCTTTTCAATGCGCAACGAGTCGCGGCTATCGCCGATTCGGCCGGGATCGAGCTCTATGGTGGCACTATGCTTGAGGGTGCGGTTAGCACGATAGCCTCGGCACAGGTCTTTGCCACGTTCGCCAATCTGCAATGGGGAACGGAGCTCTTCGGTCCCTTGCTCTTGACTGAGGAAATACTGGTGGAGCCACTGGATTACAGTGAATTTTCGCTGTCGATTCCCACGGGTCCGGGACTTGGGATCGAGCTCGATAATGAGCGTGTCGCCTTCTTCGCCCGCGACGGTTTGCGCAAAACCATCAGTATCGCTGGATAGGAGATTAGCATGCTTTTTCATGTCCGAATGGATGTCAATATTCCCCGGGACGTCACGGCGAATGAAGCAAACGAGATCATTGCCAAGGAAAAGGCCTATTCGCAGGCCTTGCAGCAAAGTGGGAAATGGCGACACATTTGGCGAATTGCGGGCGAATACGCAAATTTTAGCATCTTCGATGTTCAGGACAACGCGGAGCTACATGAGGTTCTCTCTGGCTTACCGCTTTTCCGCTTCATGAAGATCGAAGTGACACCATTGTTGCGGCATCCCTCCTCGGTCCGTGAAGACGATTCCTGACGACCAGTCGTGACGCTGCCTGGAGGACGCAATCCCGCCCGTTTCAAGATCAATCACATGGAGGAGTAGCAATGAGCGTAAAAATTTTTAATCGCCCCGACATTCAGGAATTCCTGGCAACTGTCAGCGGTCTTGATAAACACGACGGTAACACGCGCATAAAGCAGATCACCAATCGGATTGTGTCCGATTTGTTCGAGGCAATTGATGACCTGAACATCACACCAGATGAATATTGGGCCGGGATCGCTTGGTTGAACGAAATCGGTGCGGCTGGACAGGCGGGTCTCATCTCGCCGGGCCTAGGCCTCGACCATTTCCTCGATGAACGACTTGACGCAATCGACGCGGAACTCGGGATCGAAAATCCGACCCCTCGAACGATCGAAGGACCGCTCTATATCGCAGGAGCACCGGTTTCTACCGGTTACGCTCGTCTCGATGACGGCAGTGACGAGAATGGCCATACACTTATTATGCACGGCACGGTGTTCGGCTTCGACGGTAATCCGTTGCCCGGCGCCAAGGTGGAAGTTTGGCATTGCGACACCCGTGGGTTCTACTCACATTTCGATCCGACCGGAAAGCAGGCGCCATTCAACATGCGCCGTACAATAATTAGCGACGACAAGGGGCGTTACAAGTTCCAGAGTATCCTGCCGAGTGGTTACGGCGTTCCTCCGGGAAGTCCGACAGAAAAGCTACTATCAAGCTTGGGACGTCATGGTCAGCGTCCAGCACATATCCACTTTTTCGTCAGTGCAGATGGTCACCGCAAGCTTACGACGCAAATTAATATTGAGGGGGATCCGTTAATCCATGATGATTTTGCCTACGCAACGCGTGAGGGCCTGATCCCTTCGGTGATCGAGCGAACCGATGAGGCGAGTATTCATGCCAACAACTTAAATGCTCCGTTTGCCGAAATCGTTTTCGACATCCGCCTCACGGCTCTCGTCGACGGTGTTGACAATCAGATCAACGAACAGCGTAAGCGGGCTGCCGCCTGATCGCGCGCATCCGCGGCCCCTTTCAAAAGGGGCCGCTTGGTTTTGAGAATGGCGGACCCGTATGCCGGTGCGGAGCGAGATTTTTCTTGAATCTCGATGATTACCGATACAGGCAATATTCTCCGGACCAAACGTTGGTGACATCGTACTCGAGGTAATCGACGCGGTTCTGTTTGTGCCGTCACTTGGACGTCAACTATCGTTTTGGGCGTTGGCGCCAATTATCTCGGCTCTGTTGCCTCCTATCATTAGAAAGATAAACGCTTTGCAAAGTCTCGATCTTGCCAGCCACACAATTCATTATCGTGTCGATGGTGATAATGGGAAAAAGCCCTGGCTGTTATTTTGCAACTCGCTTGGAACCGATCTTCGCATGTGGGACCCACAGGTAGACTCCCTCTCAAGCGATTTTCGAATCCTGCGCTACGATCGCCGCGGTCATGGACGGTCGACCACTCCATCCACACCGTTTACCATCGCGGACCTTGGGAACGACGTGGTTGCGCTCCTTGACGCGCTCAATATCGAAAAAACGAATTTCTGTGGCCTGTCGATCGGCGGATTAACCGGCCAATGGTTGGCGATTCACGCTAGCCAGCGACTCCATAGGATTGTTGTCTGTGCGACGGCTGCAAAGATTGGTACGATGGAAAGCTGGACCGCCCGCATCGAGGAGGTCTGCAACGACGGTCTCCAACCATTAGCATCTGCCACTGCGGAACGATGGTTCTCGCCTGCATTTCGTGTTTCGAACCCGGCTATCGTGGATGCGGTATTAAAGTCTTTTGGTGACACGTCTGAGGACGGCTACGTGGGATGTTGTGCCGCACTTGCAACTGCCGATCTGCGAGCAGATCTTGCCCATATCAGGCATCCACTACTTGCCATTTCAGGTGACCGCGACCCTGTCTGCCCCCCAGCGGATCTTCAAGCACTTGCTGTGGGAGCCTCGTTTGGGCGTCACGTTTCGCTCCCCGGGAGGCATATTATTAATATCGAAGCGGCCAACAGTTTCAACAAAGTCGTACGGTCGTTCCTTTTAGAGTAGAGGCAAGCGCCATAAACGAAGTACTCAGGGGTGGATATCTTTTCGCGCTTCCAGAAACCTGCGCTTGGGTACAACCGTATGTGATCGCCTATAGTTCTATCGGATCAAGACCTGGATGTATGCCGCATTATCTCACATGTCGTGGAGCCATCGAGTGATGGGAGCTGCGCGCCGCCGGGGCAGCTGCAGCGTTGAGTGCCTTCGGAATCACTTTCACCGTCCGGTTTAGAACCACCGCGACGCTTTGATGATTGCCGGGAGCAGGGCGAGCAACCCAATCCGGACGGCGCTTTCTGCCTATCGCGACGCGAATATGGACGGGTGGCCGGACAGGTCGTGGGCGGCCAGTTCCAGCAGCCATTGCAGCCTGCTGGGCTGGTCCGGATCTGGCTCACCAGCACCCGTGATCACCGCATCGAGTCCGGCCGCATAGCCGCGCAACGTTTCTCCCGTCCGCACCGGATCGTCGAGCGATGAGCTCATCAGACGAAGTGTTTCCTGAAGAGCGCGGTGGCTGGCGTCCGTGAGTGCTGCGGAGTCTCGCATTTCACCCAGGCGCAGGAGCACATGCCCGAGCGACAGTGCGGCGAGAGCATCCTCGACGTCCTCGACCCGTCCCCACGATCGGACGGCGAGGCTAAAGACGAGATATCGCAATCGCGCAAGATGCCGTGCGGCCCAAGGGGTGCTGGCGCGGATCGAAATCGCGGTAATCTCCCTGCGGATCGAAGCTCTCAGATGCTGACGGCGACGCTGCGCATCCATCGGGAGAAGCCAGCGATAGAAGGCGTAGCTCACCGCGATTCCGGCAAGCAACGCCACCTCGATGGCCACAAGGCCCACCGGATCGACCGGGTGAATGTCGACCGGGCGCGCCAGGATCGCAAACAACATGTTGAAGGCGAGCCCAAAAACGATGGTTCCCTGCTTCGCCTGCAGCAGCGAGGCTGCGAATATAAGAGGAACGGCAAGCGCTAGGGAAAGCCAACCGTTCGCCACCGCCGGCAGAATGGCAGCGCGCCATAACAGGGCGGCAAACGAGGC
It includes:
- a CDS encoding muconate/chloromuconate family cycloisomerase is translated as MSEIVTKLNPKSSGFPAVERIETLIVDLPTIRPHKLSVTTMTGQTLMLVKVYCSDGVCGMGEGTTIGGLAYGGESPESMKLAIDSYFAPVMIGQDATRVQLLMARIGKMVKENRFAKSAVETALLDAHGKRVGLPVSELLGGRQRDRLPVAWTLASGDTERDIAEAEMMLDLRRHRVFKLKIGAKGLHEDVAHVAAIKRVLGDRGSVRVDLNMAWSETEATYGIAALADAGCELVEQPVASANALFRLMRRFPVALMADEILTGPASAHDIARVNGADVFAVKIEQSGGLFNAQRVAAIADSAGIELYGGTMLEGAVSTIASAQVFATFANLQWGTELFGPLLLTEEILVEPLDYSEFSLSIPTGPGLGIELDNERVAFFARDGLRKTISIAG
- the pcaD gene encoding 3-oxoadipate enol-lactonase; this encodes MQSLDLASHTIHYRVDGDNGKKPWLLFCNSLGTDLRMWDPQVDSLSSDFRILRYDRRGHGRSTTPSTPFTIADLGNDVVALLDALNIEKTNFCGLSIGGLTGQWLAIHASQRLHRIVVCATAAKIGTMESWTARIEEVCNDGLQPLASATAERWFSPAFRVSNPAIVDAVLKSFGDTSEDGYVGCCAALATADLRADLAHIRHPLLAISGDRDPVCPPADLQALAVGASFGRHVSLPGRHIINIEAANSFNKVVRSFLLE
- the catA gene encoding catechol 1,2-dioxygenase, which encodes MSVKIFNRPDIQEFLATVSGLDKHDGNTRIKQITNRIVSDLFEAIDDLNITPDEYWAGIAWLNEIGAAGQAGLISPGLGLDHFLDERLDAIDAELGIENPTPRTIEGPLYIAGAPVSTGYARLDDGSDENGHTLIMHGTVFGFDGNPLPGAKVEVWHCDTRGFYSHFDPTGKQAPFNMRRTIISDDKGRYKFQSILPSGYGVPPGSPTEKLLSSLGRHGQRPAHIHFFVSADGHRKLTTQINIEGDPLIHDDFAYATREGLIPSVIERTDEASIHANNLNAPFAEIVFDIRLTALVDGVDNQINEQRKRAAA
- the catC gene encoding muconolactone Delta-isomerase, producing the protein MLFHVRMDVNIPRDVTANEANEIIAKEKAYSQALQQSGKWRHIWRIAGEYANFSIFDVQDNAELHEVLSGLPLFRFMKIEVTPLLRHPSSVREDDS